Proteins co-encoded in one Aquincola tertiaricarbonis genomic window:
- the leuC gene encoding 3-isopropylmalate dehydratase large subunit — translation MTGRTLYDKIWDEHVVHAEEDGTAVLYIDRHLLHEVTSPQAFEGLDIARRKAWRISANLAVSDHNVPTTDRSGGIADPVSRLQVDTLDSNCDRFGITQFKMNDLRQGIVHVIGPEQGATLPGMTVVCGDSHTSTHGAFGALAHGIGTSEVEHVLATQTLLAKKAKNMLVKVEGKLPAGCGAKDIVLAIIGKIGTAGGTGYTIEFAGSAIRALSMEGRMTVCNMAIEAGARAGLVAVDETTLAYVKNRPLAPAAGVEWDQAVAYWRTLHSDADAHWDAVVELDAAAIRPQVTWGTSPEMVLSIEDRVPDPDREKDANKRGAMERALQYMALQPNQAITDIRVDKVFIGSCTNSRIEDMREAAAVVRRLGGRVASNVKLAMVVPGSGLVKAQAEKEGLDQVFKAAGFEWREPGCSMCLAMNADRLEPGERCASTSNRNFEGRQGAGGRTHLVSPAMAAAAALQGHFVDVRRIA, via the coding sequence ATGACCGGCCGCACGCTTTACGACAAGATCTGGGACGAACACGTCGTCCACGCCGAAGAAGACGGCACCGCGGTGCTGTACATCGACCGCCACCTGCTGCACGAGGTCACCAGCCCGCAGGCTTTCGAGGGCCTGGACATCGCCCGCCGCAAGGCCTGGCGCATCTCGGCCAACCTGGCCGTGAGCGACCACAACGTGCCCACCACCGACCGATCGGGCGGCATCGCCGACCCGGTGTCGCGGCTGCAGGTGGACACGCTGGACAGCAACTGCGACCGCTTCGGCATCACGCAGTTCAAGATGAACGACCTGCGCCAGGGCATCGTGCACGTCATCGGCCCGGAGCAGGGTGCCACGCTGCCCGGCATGACGGTGGTGTGCGGCGACTCGCACACCTCCACCCACGGCGCCTTCGGCGCGCTGGCGCACGGCATCGGCACCAGCGAGGTGGAGCATGTGCTGGCCACCCAGACGCTGCTGGCCAAGAAGGCCAAGAACATGCTGGTGAAGGTGGAAGGCAAGCTGCCTGCCGGCTGCGGCGCCAAGGACATCGTGCTGGCCATCATCGGCAAGATCGGCACCGCCGGCGGCACCGGCTACACCATCGAGTTCGCCGGCTCCGCCATCCGTGCGCTGAGCATGGAAGGCCGCATGACGGTGTGCAACATGGCCATCGAGGCCGGCGCCCGTGCCGGCCTGGTGGCGGTGGACGAGACCACGCTGGCCTACGTCAAGAACCGCCCGCTGGCCCCCGCCGCGGGCGTGGAATGGGACCAGGCCGTGGCCTACTGGCGCACGCTGCACTCCGACGCCGATGCCCACTGGGACGCGGTGGTGGAGTTGGACGCCGCGGCCATCCGCCCGCAGGTCACCTGGGGCACCTCGCCCGAGATGGTGCTGTCCATCGAAGACCGCGTGCCCGACCCCGATCGCGAGAAGGACGCCAACAAGCGCGGCGCGATGGAGCGTGCGCTGCAGTACATGGCGCTGCAGCCCAACCAGGCCATCACCGACATCCGCGTCGACAAGGTGTTCATCGGCTCGTGCACCAACTCGCGCATCGAGGACATGCGCGAAGCCGCCGCCGTGGTGCGCCGCCTGGGTGGCCGCGTGGCCTCCAACGTCAAGCTGGCGATGGTGGTGCCCGGCTCGGGCCTGGTGAAGGCGCAGGCCGAGAAGGAAGGTCTGGACCAGGTGTTCAAGGCCGCCGGCTTCGAATGGCGCGAGCCCGGCTGCAGCATGTGCCTGGCGATGAATGCCGACCGGCTGGAGCCCGGTGAGCGCTGCGCTTCCACCAGCAACCGCAACTTCGAAGGCCGCCAGGGCGCCGGCGGCCGCACCCACCTCGTCAGCCCGGCGATGGCCGCGGCGGCGGCTTTGCAGGGCCACTTCGTGGACGTGCGCCGCATCGCCTAA
- a CDS encoding Bug family tripartite tricarboxylate transporter substrate binding protein: protein MKWLAAGLTAAVLPALSPAAQPAYPQRAITFVVPFPAGSATDQLARVMGERIAQSAGQPVVVENRPGANGSIGTAQAAKVAPDGHTFLIATSTTHAANASLYRKLPYDPIKDFTPVSRLGEIPFVLLVNPTVPADTAPKFISHVRANPDKLAWGSGSSGSLVPGHALVSANQLKMVHVPYKGVQPAMTDAIGGQIQLVFADLASAVPQIKAGKLRALAVTSAAEHPMLPGVPPMSTVVPAFEMTAWFAMYAPAGTAPTQVNQMNQWVRAALTDPALQSKLAVSGFRLTPGTPADLGLFAAKETVKWAKAVNSAGITPE, encoded by the coding sequence ATGAAATGGCTGGCAGCCGGCCTCACCGCCGCTGTCCTGCCTGCACTGTCGCCGGCCGCCCAGCCTGCCTATCCGCAGCGCGCCATCACCTTCGTGGTGCCCTTCCCGGCCGGCAGCGCCACCGACCAGCTGGCCCGTGTGATGGGCGAGCGCATCGCCCAGTCTGCCGGCCAGCCGGTGGTGGTGGAAAACCGCCCGGGCGCCAACGGCTCCATCGGCACCGCGCAGGCCGCCAAGGTGGCGCCGGATGGCCACACCTTTCTGATCGCCACCAGCACCACGCACGCGGCCAATGCGTCGCTGTACCGCAAGCTGCCCTACGACCCGATCAAGGACTTCACCCCGGTGTCGCGCCTGGGCGAGATCCCGTTCGTGCTGCTGGTCAACCCCACCGTGCCCGCTGACACGGCGCCCAAGTTCATCAGCCATGTGCGCGCCAACCCCGACAAGCTGGCCTGGGGCTCGGGCTCCAGCGGCAGCCTGGTGCCGGGCCATGCGCTGGTCTCGGCCAACCAGCTGAAGATGGTGCACGTGCCCTACAAGGGCGTGCAACCGGCCATGACCGATGCCATCGGCGGGCAGATCCAGCTGGTGTTTGCCGACCTGGCCTCGGCGGTGCCGCAGATCAAGGCCGGCAAGCTGCGGGCGCTGGCCGTCACGTCGGCGGCCGAGCATCCGATGCTGCCCGGCGTGCCGCCGATGTCCACGGTGGTGCCCGCGTTCGAGATGACCGCCTGGTTCGCGATGTATGCGCCGGCCGGTACCGCCCCGACGCAGGTCAACCAGATGAACCAGTGGGTGCGCGCCGCATTGACCGATCCGGCCTTGCAGTCCAAGCTGGCGGTGTCGGGATTCCGGCTCACGCCGGGCACGCCGGCGGACCTGGGCCTCTTTGCCGCCAAGGAAACGGTGAAGTGGGCCAAGGCCGTCAACAGCGCGGGCATCACGCCCGAGTAG
- the sdhA gene encoding succinate dehydrogenase flavoprotein subunit — protein MALNASSLPRRKFDVVIVGAGGSGMRASLQLSRAGLNVAVLSKVFPTRSHTVAAQGGIGASLGNMSEDNWHYHFYDTIKGSDWLGDQDAIEFMCREAPKVVYELEHFGMPFDRNPDGTIYQRPFGGHTANYGEKPVQRACAAADRTGHAMLHTLYQQNVKARTNFFVEWMALDLIRDAEGDVVGVTALEMETGDIHILEAKTTLLATGGAGRIFAASTNAFINTGDGLGMAARAGIPLQDMEFWQFHPTGVAGAGVLLTEGCRGEGAILRNSDGERFMERYAPTLKDLAPRDFVSRCMDQEIKQGRGCGPNKDYVVLDMTHLGADTIMKRLPSVFEIGHNFANVDITKEPIPVVPTIHYQMGGIPTNIHGQVVTPNGQIPNAIVNGLYAVGECSCVSVHGANRLGTNSLLDLVVFGRAAGNHIVEFNNKNKNHKPLPADAVDRTLERVARLDSSTSGEYAQDVANEIRSVMQQHAAVFRTQASMNEGVTKILEVAKRVPNIALKDKSKVFNTARVEALEVENLIEAAKATMISAAARTECRGAHTVEDYERPADDPQFPLGRNDAEWMKHTLFFSEDNRLEYKPVNLKPLTVESVPPKVRTF, from the coding sequence ATGGCCCTCAACGCTTCTTCCCTTCCGCGCCGCAAGTTCGACGTCGTCATCGTCGGCGCCGGTGGTTCCGGCATGCGCGCCTCGCTGCAGCTGTCCCGCGCCGGCCTCAACGTGGCCGTGCTCAGCAAGGTCTTCCCCACCCGCTCGCACACCGTGGCGGCGCAGGGCGGCATCGGTGCCTCGCTGGGAAACATGAGCGAGGACAACTGGCACTACCACTTCTACGACACGATCAAGGGCTCCGACTGGCTGGGCGACCAGGACGCCATCGAGTTCATGTGCCGTGAAGCGCCCAAGGTGGTGTATGAGCTCGAACACTTCGGCATGCCGTTCGACCGCAACCCCGACGGCACCATCTACCAGCGTCCGTTCGGCGGCCACACCGCCAACTACGGTGAAAAGCCGGTGCAGCGCGCCTGTGCCGCGGCCGACCGTACCGGCCACGCGATGCTCCACACGCTCTACCAACAGAACGTCAAGGCCCGCACCAACTTCTTCGTCGAATGGATGGCGCTGGACCTGATCCGCGACGCCGAAGGCGACGTGGTGGGCGTGACCGCGCTGGAGATGGAAACCGGCGACATCCATATCCTGGAAGCCAAGACCACGCTGCTGGCCACCGGCGGCGCGGGCCGCATCTTCGCCGCCAGCACCAACGCCTTCATCAACACCGGTGACGGCCTGGGCATGGCCGCACGCGCCGGCATTCCGCTGCAGGACATGGAGTTCTGGCAGTTCCACCCCACCGGCGTGGCCGGCGCGGGCGTGCTGCTGACCGAAGGCTGCCGCGGTGAAGGCGCCATCCTGCGCAACAGCGATGGCGAGCGTTTCATGGAGCGCTATGCGCCCACGCTGAAGGACCTGGCGCCGCGCGACTTCGTCTCGCGCTGCATGGACCAGGAGATCAAGCAAGGCCGCGGCTGTGGTCCCAACAAGGACTATGTGGTGCTGGACATGACCCACCTGGGCGCCGACACCATCATGAAGCGCCTGCCCAGCGTGTTCGAGATCGGCCACAACTTCGCCAACGTCGACATCACCAAGGAGCCGATCCCGGTGGTGCCCACCATCCACTACCAGATGGGCGGCATCCCGACGAACATCCATGGCCAGGTGGTCACGCCCAACGGCCAGATCCCCAACGCCATCGTCAACGGCCTGTACGCGGTGGGCGAATGCTCCTGCGTGTCGGTGCACGGCGCCAACCGCCTGGGCACCAACTCGCTGCTCGACCTCGTGGTGTTCGGCCGCGCGGCGGGCAACCACATCGTCGAGTTCAACAACAAGAACAAGAACCACAAGCCGCTGCCGGCCGACGCGGTGGACCGCACGCTGGAACGCGTCGCCCGCCTGGACAGCAGCACCAGCGGCGAGTACGCGCAGGACGTGGCCAACGAGATCCGCTCGGTCATGCAGCAGCACGCTGCGGTGTTCCGCACCCAGGCCTCGATGAACGAAGGCGTGACCAAGATCCTGGAAGTGGCCAAGCGCGTGCCCAACATCGCGCTGAAGGACAAGTCCAAGGTCTTCAACACTGCCCGCGTCGAGGCCTTGGAAGTCGAGAACCTGATCGAAGCCGCGAAGGCGACGATGATCTCGGCTGCGGCGCGCACCGAATGCCGTGGCGCCCACACCGTCGAGGACTACGAGCGTCCGGCGGACGACCCGCAGTTCCCGCTCGGCCGCAACGACGCCGAATGGATGAAGCACACGCTGTTCTTCAGCGAAGACAACCGGCTCGAGTACAAGCCCGTCAACCTGAAGCCGCTGACCGTCGAATCGGTGCCGCCCAAGGTCCGCACGTTCTGA
- a CDS encoding succinate dehydrogenase iron-sulfur subunit, with the protein MTKRTFHIYRYDPDKDAKPYMQVVEIELDGHERMLLDALNKLKAQDPTISFRRSCREGVCGSDAMNINGKNGLACLTNMRTLKDPIVLKPLPGLPVIRDLIVDMTQFFKQYNSITPYLINDTPPPDKERLQSPEEREELNGLYECILCASCSTSCPSFWWNPDKFVGPAGLLQAYRFIADSRDQGTAERLDNLEDPYRLFRCHTIMNCVDVCPKGLNPTKAIGKIKELMVRRAV; encoded by the coding sequence ATGACGAAGCGTACCTTCCACATCTATCGCTACGACCCCGACAAGGACGCCAAGCCCTATATGCAGGTCGTCGAGATCGAACTCGACGGCCACGAGCGCATGCTGCTCGACGCCTTGAACAAGCTCAAGGCGCAGGACCCGACCATCTCCTTCCGGCGGTCGTGCCGCGAGGGCGTGTGCGGCTCCGACGCGATGAACATCAACGGCAAGAACGGCCTGGCGTGCCTGACCAACATGCGCACGCTCAAGGACCCGATCGTGCTGAAGCCGCTGCCCGGCCTGCCCGTGATCCGCGACCTCATCGTGGACATGACGCAGTTCTTCAAGCAGTACAACTCGATCACGCCCTACCTCATCAACGACACGCCGCCGCCCGACAAGGAGCGCCTGCAGTCGCCCGAGGAGCGTGAAGAGCTGAACGGCCTGTACGAGTGCATCCTGTGCGCCAGCTGCTCCACCAGCTGCCCCAGCTTCTGGTGGAACCCCGACAAGTTCGTGGGCCCCGCCGGTCTGCTGCAGGCCTACCGCTTCATCGCGGACAGCCGCGACCAGGGCACGGCCGAGCGCCTCGACAACCTCGAGGACCCGTACCGCCTGTTCCGCTGCCACACGATCATGAACTGCGTCGACGTCTGCCCCAAGGGCCTGAACCCGACGAAGGCGATCGGCAAGATCAAGGAACTGATGGTTCGGCGCGCCGTTTAA
- a CDS encoding FAD assembly factor SdhE: MDTVLDAGAINRLKWRCRRGLLENDLFIERFFQRHEDHLTESQAQALLALMDLSDNDLLDLLLMRTEPSGEMDRPEVHQLLGMMRTPGTILQKGN; the protein is encoded by the coding sequence ATGGACACTGTGCTTGATGCTGGTGCGATCAATCGCCTGAAGTGGCGCTGCCGCCGCGGGCTGCTCGAGAACGACCTGTTCATCGAGCGGTTCTTCCAGCGGCATGAAGACCACCTGACCGAATCGCAGGCCCAGGCCTTGCTGGCATTGATGGATCTGTCGGATAACGATCTGCTGGATCTGCTGTTGATGCGTACAGAACCGAGCGGCGAGATGGACCGGCCAGAAGTCCATCAGCTGCTCGGGATGATGAGAACCCCCGGAACCATCCTCCAGAAAGGGAATTGA
- the gltA gene encoding citrate synthase — protein MTPSDVKATLSFTDGSPSMDLPIYKGTVGPDVIDIRKLYAQTGKFTYDPGFLSTASCNSTITYIDGDKGELLYRGYPIEQLATKCDFLETCYLLLNGELPNETQKNDFVKTVTNHTMVNEQMQFFLRGFRRDAHPMAVMTGLVGGLSAFYHDSTDITNPQHREISAIRLIAKMPTLVAMAYKYGIGQPYIYPKNDLSYTANFMRMMFATPCEEYVPNDVLVRAMDRIFILHADHEQNASTSTVRLCGSSGTNPFAAIAAGVACLWGPAHGGANEAALNMLEDIQRQGGAEKIGEFIKQVKDKNSNVKLMGFGHRVYKNYDPRAKLMRETCHEVLDALGLHDDPLFKLAMALEKIALEDDYFVSRKLYPNVDFYSGIVQRAIGIPVSLFTAIFALARTVGWIAQLNEMIGDPEYKIGRPRQLFSGATARDVKPIDQR, from the coding sequence ATGACCCCATCCGACGTGAAAGCCACCCTGTCGTTCACAGACGGCAGCCCCAGCATGGACCTGCCCATCTACAAGGGCACGGTGGGCCCGGACGTCATCGATATCCGCAAGCTGTACGCCCAGACCGGCAAGTTCACCTACGACCCGGGTTTCCTGTCGACGGCTTCGTGCAACTCCACCATCACCTACATCGACGGTGACAAGGGCGAGCTGCTGTACCGCGGCTACCCCATCGAGCAGCTCGCCACCAAGTGCGACTTCCTCGAGACCTGCTACCTGCTGCTGAACGGCGAACTGCCCAACGAGACGCAGAAGAACGACTTCGTCAAGACGGTGACCAATCACACGATGGTCAACGAGCAGATGCAGTTCTTCCTGCGTGGCTTCCGCCGTGACGCGCACCCGATGGCGGTGATGACTGGCCTGGTGGGCGGCCTGTCGGCCTTCTATCACGACAGCACCGACATCACGAACCCGCAGCACCGCGAGATCTCGGCGATCCGCCTGATCGCGAAGATGCCGACGCTGGTGGCGATGGCCTACAAGTACGGCATCGGCCAGCCCTACATCTACCCGAAGAACGACCTGTCGTACACCGCGAACTTCATGCGCATGATGTTCGCCACGCCGTGCGAAGAGTACGTGCCCAACGACGTGCTGGTGCGCGCGATGGACCGCATCTTCATCCTGCACGCCGACCACGAGCAGAACGCCTCCACCTCCACGGTGCGGCTGTGCGGCTCTTCGGGCACCAACCCGTTCGCGGCCATTGCCGCGGGCGTGGCCTGCCTGTGGGGTCCGGCGCACGGTGGTGCCAACGAAGCCGCGCTGAACATGCTGGAAGACATCCAGCGCCAGGGCGGTGCCGAGAAGATCGGCGAGTTCATCAAGCAGGTGAAGGACAAGAACTCCAACGTCAAGCTGATGGGCTTCGGCCACCGGGTCTACAAGAACTACGACCCGCGCGCCAAGCTGATGCGCGAAACCTGCCACGAGGTGCTGGACGCGCTGGGCCTGCACGACGACCCGCTGTTCAAGCTGGCCATGGCGCTGGAAAAGATCGCCCTGGAAGACGACTACTTCGTGTCGCGCAAGCTGTACCCGAACGTCGACTTCTACTCGGGCATCGTGCAGCGCGCGATCGGCATCCCGGTGAGCCTGTTCACCGCCATCTTCGCGCTGGCCCGCACCGTCGGCTGGATCGCCCAGCTGAACGAGATGATCGGCGACCCCGAGTACAAGATCGGCCGTCCGCGTCAGCTGTTCTCGGGCGCCACCGCCCGCGACGTCAAGCCGATCGATCAGCGCTGA
- a CDS encoding LysR substrate-binding domain-containing protein, translating into MRFDLVTLNLVLAIAETRSITAGAQREHLALAAASRRLSDVETRLGVKLFDRRARGVELTEAGHALVRHIRSLHASLHALESEVMEFSRGIRGHLRIAANAGAIAESLPADLAAFSQAHPGIRISLEDLGSAQVLAAVADGRADVGVYVPPQHLEEGLRTHAYREALLRAVVPRGHALARRKSVDFDALLDHEIVGLPIGSSLHQTMLEHAQRSGRVLNVRVQVRGFDAVAQLVEAGLGVALLPAGVADRLQRLFDLKVLGFTEPWACRQYRLAVRDQPVLPTAVQRFIDALGAPAVPAPASPPSPSKTPRLE; encoded by the coding sequence ATGCGCTTTGACCTCGTCACGCTGAACCTCGTGCTCGCCATCGCTGAAACCCGCAGCATCACCGCTGGCGCCCAGCGGGAGCACCTGGCCCTGGCCGCGGCCAGCCGGCGGCTGTCCGACGTGGAAACGCGGCTGGGCGTGAAGCTGTTCGACCGCCGCGCCCGCGGCGTGGAGCTGACCGAAGCCGGCCACGCGCTGGTGCGCCACATCCGCAGCCTCCATGCCTCGCTGCATGCGCTGGAGAGCGAGGTGATGGAGTTCTCGCGCGGCATCCGCGGCCACCTGCGCATCGCGGCCAATGCCGGCGCCATCGCCGAATCGCTGCCCGCCGACCTGGCGGCCTTTTCGCAGGCGCATCCCGGCATCCGCATCAGCCTGGAAGACCTGGGCAGCGCCCAGGTGCTGGCCGCGGTGGCCGACGGCCGCGCCGACGTGGGTGTGTACGTGCCGCCGCAGCACCTGGAAGAGGGCCTGCGCACCCATGCCTACCGCGAGGCACTGCTGCGCGCCGTGGTGCCGCGCGGCCATGCGCTGGCGCGCCGCAAGTCGGTCGATTTCGACGCGCTGCTCGACCACGAGATCGTCGGCCTGCCCATCGGCAGTTCGCTGCACCAGACCATGCTGGAGCATGCCCAGCGCTCGGGCCGCGTGCTGAACGTGCGGGTGCAGGTGCGCGGCTTCGACGCCGTGGCCCAGCTGGTGGAAGCCGGCCTGGGCGTGGCCCTGCTGCCCGCCGGCGTGGCCGACCGTCTGCAGCGCCTCTTCGACCTCAAGGTGCTCGGCTTCACCGAACCCTGGGCCTGCCGCCAGTACCGGCTGGCGGTCCGTGACCAACCCGTGCTGCCCACCGCGGTGCAGCGCTTCATCGATGCGCTGGGCGCACCCGCCGTGCCCGCCCCGGCATCGCCCCCATCCCCGTCCAAGACCCCCCGCCTGGAGTAG